From the Macaca nemestrina isolate mMacNem1 chromosome 7, mMacNem.hap1, whole genome shotgun sequence genome, one window contains:
- the LOC105481784 gene encoding MAPK-interacting and spindle-stabilizing protein-like, whose amino-acid sequence MSDEFSLADALPEHSPAKTSAVSNTKPGQPPQGWPGSSPWNNPSAPPSVPSGLPPSATPSTVPFGPAPTGMYPSVPPTGPPPGPPAPFPPSGPSCPPPGGPYPAPTVPGPGPTGPYPTPNMPFPELPRPYGAPTDPAAAGPLGPWGSMSSGPWAPGMGGQYPTPNMPYPSPGPYPAPPPPQAPGAAPPVPWGTVPPGAWGPPAPYPAPTGSYPTPGLYPTPSNPFQVPSGPSGAPPMPGGPHSYH is encoded by the exons ATGTCTGATGAATTTTCG TTGGCAGATGCACTACCTGAACACTCCCCTGCCAAAACCTCTGCTGTGAGCAATACAAAACCTGGCCAACCTCCTCAAGGCTGGCCAGGCTCCAGCCCTTGGAATAATCCGAGTGCTCCACCTTCGGTGCCATCTGGACTCCCACCAAGTGCAACGCCCTCCACTGTGCCTTTTGGACCAGCACCAACAGGAATGTATCCCTCCGTGCCTCCCACCGGACCACCTCCAGGACCCCCAGCACCCTTTCCTCCTTCTGGACCATCATGCCCCCCACCCGGTGGTCCTTACCCAGCCCCAACAGTGCCAGGCCCTGGCCCCACAGGGCCATATCCTACACCAAATATGCCCTTTCCAGAGCTACCCAGACCATATGGTGCACCCACAGATCCAGCTGCAGCTGGTCCTTTAGGTCCATGGGGATCCATGTCTTCTGGACCTTGGGCGCCAGGAATGGGAGGGCAGTATCCTACCCCTAATATGCCATATCCATCTCCAGGGCCATATcccgctcctcctcctccccaagcCCCTGGGGCAGCACCACCTGTTCCATGGGGCACCGTTCCACCAGGAGCCTGGGGACCACCAGCACCATATCCTGCCCCTACAGGATCGTATCCCACACCAGGACTCTATCCTACTCCCAGTAATCCTTTCCAAGTGCCTTCAGGACCTTCTGGTGCTCCACCGATGCCTGGTGGCCCCCAT TCTTACCATTAA